A single window of Salvia splendens isolate huo1 chromosome 8, SspV2, whole genome shotgun sequence DNA harbors:
- the LOC121745270 gene encoding protein EARLY FLOWERING 3-like has protein sequence MKRGKDEGKITGPMFPRLHVNDTEKGGPRAPPRNKMALYEQLSIPSQRSSHSLPSNSEHGVANERSTFVSYHLPTRHPPSEKLYSQFSDFVTPSAQEGQRKKLDEEDFRVPIFNHSFQSRECGKYGSNVEQEKAPLSNPSDAAERPSKFHKYRKQVGKSQMEENSKETATGTDRVSNSSSISRAEGPKKPTAPPVNHEQRDTRSNANVEPEVLADLEHARNRCTNSALAESSAALDERISAGSYPSRDQRNPRDMGNEAIPLEKSFRSVPMRNLERDDSTSEISVMESVATVDMTPDDVVGVIGQKHFWKARKAILNQQRVFAVQVFELHRLVKVQKSIAESPQLLVDDSDFIDKPMLKVLPGAKIALPAPVKAMPNVSKQICEPEKPCLNKETSAENTTGKTSFSSIQNDASRPSGQPATGNSPAPSLTSNPNAAPWCFNQPPGHQWLIPVMTPSEGLVYKPYPGPGFVGPACGGGGQPGQNPAMGSFLTPQYGIPAQHPHPHYQPPLFPPSGPSGPHGYFPTYGMLPIMNAAAMSNSSVEQMNPRPIPSQASAGEASASVQHRNVSSTPPRHKKRTFADGTSSLLAPRDGTDPPVRAFADRASSPLERVQDSRGSNDAERSNELPLFPTAPSSDARRCSPTRPEPGRPTQVIKVVPHNARSASESAARIFQSIQEERKQYEFV, from the exons atgaagagagggaaaGATGAAGGGAAGATCACAGGGCCTATGTTTCCAAGGCTTCATGTGAATGATACTGAGAAAGGAGGGCCAAGAGCTCCTCCTAGGAATAAGATGGCTCTTTATGAACAGCTCAGCATTCCTTCTCAGAGATCCAGCCATTCTCTTCCTTCAAATTCGGAGCAC GGGGTTGCAAACGAAAGGAGTACGTTTGTCTCGTATCATCTGCCTACTCGACATCCACCATCGGAGAAACTATACAGCCAATTTTCTGACTTCGTTACTCCATCAGCGCAGGAGGGCCAGAGAAAGAAATTGGATGAAGAAGACTTCAGAGTTCCCATTTTCAACCACTCCTTCCAAAGTCGAGAATGTGGTAAGTATGGTAGTAACGTGGAACAGGAGAAGGCCCCTCTTTCCAACCCTTCTGATGCTGCTGAGCGCCCTTCGAAATTCCATAAATACAGAAAGCAAGTAGGTAAGAGCCAGATGGAAGAGAACTCAAAAGAGACTGCCACCGGCACTGATCGAGTATCGAATTCGTCTAGCATCTCGAGGGCCGAAGGTCCGAAGAAGCCAACTGCTCCGCCTGTGAACCATGAACAAAGAGATACTCGTTCCAATGCTAATGTTGAGCCAGAGGTCCTTGCTGATTTGGAGCATGCTCGAAACCGATGCACTAACTCTGCGTTGGCAGAGAGTTCTGCAGCATTAGATGAAAGAATTTCTGCTGGATCTTATCCTTCAAGGGATCAGAGAAATCCTCGTGATATGGGAAACGAGGCAATACCTCTAGAAAAATCGTTTAGATCAGTGCCGATGAGGAACTTGGAGAGGGATGACAGTACGTCCGAGATTTCTGTGATGGAGTCCGTCGCCACAGTGGATATGACACCCGATGATGTGGTCGGAGTGATAGGTCAGAAACATTTTTGGAAAGCCCGGAAAGCCATCCTTAA TCAACAAAGAGTTTTTGCTGTTCAAGTATTCGAGCTGCATAGACTGGTAAAG GTTCAGAAATCCATTGCTGAATCGCCACAGCTTTTGGTTGACGACTCGGATTTCATCGACAAACCTATGTTGAAGGTTTTGCCCGGGGCGAAAATCGCGTTGCCAGCTCCTGTGAAAGCAATGCCTAATGTTTCCAAGCAAATATGTGAACCTGAGAAGCCGTGCCTTAACAAGGAAACCTCGGCAGAAAACACAACCGGAAAAACATCATTTTCATCCATTCAGAACGATGCCTCCCGGCCGAGTGGCCAGCCAGCAACGGGCAACTCCCCAGCCCCGTCTCTCACAAGCAATCCGAATGCAGCGCCATGGTGCTTCAATCAACCTCCGGGGCACCAGTGGCTGATCCCTGTGATGACTCCTTCGGAAGGATTGGTATACAAGCCATATCCCGGGCCGGGCTTCGTCGGCCCGGCATGCGGCGGAGGCGGGCAGCCTGGTCAAAACCCGGCAATGGGCAGCTTCTTGACTCCGCAGTATGGGAttccagctcaacatccacatcCTCACTATCAGCCACCACTGTTCCCTCCGTCCGGGCCGTCTGGCCCGCACGGCTACTTCCCGACGTACGGCATGCTGCCTATCATGAATGCTGCCGCAATGTCGAATTCGTCCGTTGAGCAAATGAACCCTCGGCCTATCCCGAGTCAAGCTTCGGCTGGCGAAGCCAGTGCCAGCGTCCAACATCGCAACGTGTCTTCGACGCCTCCACGCCACAAGAAACGGACATTCGCGGATGGGACGAGCAGCTTGCTCGCGCCTAGGGATGGCACCGACCCTCCCGTACGAGCTTTTGCGGATAGGGCGAGTAGCCCGCTCGAGAGAGTGCAGGATAGTAGAGGAAGCAATGACGCGGAGCGGTCGAACGAGCTGCCACTTTTCCCCACGGCTCCATCTTCTGACGCCCGTCGATGCAGCCCGACTCGGCCCGAGCCCGGCCGCCCTACGCAGGTGATCAAGGTTGTGCCGCATAATGCAAGATCAGCATCTGAATCTGCTGCTAGAATTTTTCAATCGATACAGGAAGAAAGAAAACAGTATGAGTTTGTGTGA
- the LOC121743324 gene encoding vacuolar protein sorting-associated protein 32 homolog 2-like, whose protein sequence is MFTRIFGKPKQETNALATLDKLNETLEMLEKKEKVLLKKAAGEIEKAKEFTKAKNKRAAIQCLKRKRLYEQQIEQLGNFQLRIHDQMIMLEGAKATTETVDALRTGAAAMKAMQKAVNIDDVDKTMDEINEQTENMKLIQEALSTPIGAAADFDEDELEAELEELEGAELEEQLLQPATTAPAAPIRVPAGRQPASKVEDEDDELAELQREMAL, encoded by the exons ATGTTTACGCGGATTTTTGGAAAGCCCAAGCAAGAGACAAATGCTCTTGCAACATTAGATAAGTTGAACGAG ACTCTTGAGATGCTGGAGAAAAAAGAGAAGGTTCTCTTGAAAAAGGCTGCTGGAGAAATTGAAAAGGCCAAAGAATTCACTAAAGCTAAAAATAAAAGGG CTGCTATACAATGTTTGAAAAGGAAAAGGCTTTACGAGCAACAAATAGAGCAGCTGGGGAATTTTCAGTTACGCATTCATGATCAG ATGATAATGCTAGAGGGAGCAAAAGCTACAACAGAAACTGTTGATGCCCTGAGAACTGGAGCTGCTGCAATGAAAGCCATGCAGAAGGCTGT GAATATCGATGATGTGGACAAAACAATGGATGAGATCAACGAGCAGACTGAAAATATGAAACTAATTCAAGAAGCATTGTCGACACCAATTGGTGCAGCAGCTGATTTTGATGAG GATGAATTGGAAGCTGAACTCGAAGAACTTGAAGGAGCTGAGCTGGAGGAACAGCTTCTGCAACCTGCAACAACAGCACCTGCTGCCCCCATTCGAGTGCCTGCTGGAAGGCAACCAGCAAGCAAAGTTGAAGATGAAGACGACGAACTTGCTGAACTACAGAGGGAAATGGCCCTTTAA
- the LOC121744823 gene encoding uncharacterized protein LOC121744823, giving the protein MAVSKFRYTVSLRLIGSAFAILLVYIAILASAVSEPDSDSDSDILLFHQDYSPPSPPPPPPHPPSLSCEHIGGVGSLDTTCEIVSDLNLSENVYAEGDGNFVISRNVRVSCSSFLGCEISINISGNFSLGENSSIISGTFQLIADSASFGNGSTVNTTSLGGTPPPQTSGTPQGIGGGGGGHGGRGAACLTDKTKLPEDVWGGDAYSWSSLKKPWNYGSRGGTTSREVDYGGGGGGRVMLIISRLLEVNCTILAEGGDGGARGGGGSGGSIFIKANKTAGVGHISASGGSGFAGGGGGRVSVHVYSWHYEPPVYVHGGSSRSCPENAGAAGTFYNSVPRSLTISNNDKSTYTDTLLLDFPQPFLTNVYISNQAKAAVPLLWSHVMVQGQIKLSRGALTFGLAHYTLSEFELFAEELLMSDSILRVFGALRMSVKMFLMWNSKMIIYGGRDETVGTSLLGASNLLVLRESSLIHSNASLGVQGQGSLNLSGPGDCIEAQHLVLSLFSSIKIGHGSVLRGPLRNATDDDVMPKLYCDSQNCPIELLHPPEDCNVNSSLAFTMQICRVEDILVQGLVEGSVVLFHRARTVTVQSSGIISASGMGCNGGVGQGKLLGNGLGSGGGHGGQGGMGCYNDSCIEGGASYGDADLPCELGSGSGNDSLAMSTAGGGVLVIGSLEYPLQNLQIEGSVRADGDNSSGSIQKKDSLISVPYIGPGGGSGGSILLFLHTLSLGESAVLSSTGGHGSMNGGGGGGGGRIHFHWSDISTGDVYSPIALVNGSILAGGGFGVNQSLMGEDGTVSGKACPKGLYGIFCEECPDGTYKNVTGSDISLCSSCPSHELPGRAVYVHVRGGVTEAPCPYKCISGRYHLPHCYTTLEELVYTFGGPWVFSLLFVGVVILLAMVLSVARVKFSGEDEISSHGPIQQGSLTDHSFPFLESLNEVLETNRAEESQSHMHRLYFMGPNTFKEPWHLPHSPPRQVREIVYEDAYNIFVDEINVLAAYQWWEGSVHIVLCVLAYPLAWSWQQWRRRMKVQKIREYVRSEYDHACLRSCRSRALYEGLKVAATPDLMLAYLDFFLGGDEKRSDFPPCLRQRFPISLIFGGNGSYMAPFSLHNDNTITSIMSQAVPPTTWYRFVAGLNARLRLAHKGCLKRKFRPVIEWLETCANPKLSIYGARVDLAIFQVTVSGYCQYGLMIYSAEELDHISFGHLDESIHNEQHSSSVSLFSLKDEIDSAQSRRSSNYNSRQKIYQGILDIKSLKALKEKRDASILLSILVHNSRPTNHQDLVGLAISTLLLGDFSLVLLTLLHLYSLSIADVFLVLLVLPLGILIPFPAGINALFSHGPRRSEGVTRMYAMWNVSSLINTGVAFACGYIHYSNQSSSRLPNFEPLNMDGNEWWIFPAALVLCKCIQSQLINWHVANLEIQDRSLYSKDFTMFWRS; this is encoded by the exons ATGGCGGTTTCTAAGTTTCGTTATACTGTTTCACTTCGATTAATTGGCTCCGCATTCGCGATTCTGCTAGTCTACATCGCAATTCTCGCTTCGGCGGTGTCGGAACCGGATTCGGATTCCGATTCTGATATTCTACTGTTCCATCAGGACTACTCGCCGCCTtctccgcctccgccgccgccgcacccGCCGTCGCTCTCGTGCGAGCATATCGGCGGCGTTGGTTCGTTGGACACCACTTGTGAAATAGTCTCCGATTTGAACTTGAGCGAGAACGTGTATGCAGAGGGCGACGGGAACTTTGTAATTTCGCGGAATGTGAGGGTGAGCTGCTCATCGTTTCTCGGCTGCGAGATTTCAATCAACATCTCTGGGAACTTCTCTTTGGGCGAGAATTCTTCGATAATTAGTGGCACCTTTCAGTTAATTGCAGATAGCGCGAGTTTTGGGAATGGTTCTACTGTGAATACGACATCTCTAGGGGGGACGCCACCTCCGCAGACTAGTGGGACCCCGCAAGGGATTGGTGGAGGCGGTGGGGGGCATGGGGGTAGGGGAGCGGCATGTTTGACGGATAAGACTAAGCTTCCAGAAGATGTGTGGGGTGGGGATGCATATTCGTGGTCTAGTTTGAAGAAACCGTGGAATTATGGAAGTAGAGGGGGGACGACGAGTAGGGAAGTTGATTATGGGGGCGGAGGAGGAGGGAGGGTGATGTTGATAATCTCGAGGCTTTTGGAGGTGAATTGTACTATTTTGGCAGAAGGAGGAGATGGAGGTGCTAGAGGGGGTGGTGGTTCTGGAGGCAGCATCTTCATTAAGGCGAATAagac GGCTGGAGTTGGCCATATAAGTGCTAGTGGGGGTAGTGGTTTTgctggaggtggtggtggtagaGTTTCAGTTCATGTATATAGCTGGCACTATGAACCACCTGTATATGTACATG GAGGGAGTAGTCGCAGTTGCCCTGAGAATGCTGGTGCGGCTGGTACTTTTTATAATTCGGTACCTCGCAGCCTTACCATCAGCAACAATGACAAATCTACTTATACGGACACACTTCTCTTGGACTTTCCTCAACCATTTTTGACAAACGTCTATATCTCCAATCAGGCTAAGGCTGCTGTGCCCTTGTTATGGAGCCATGTGATG GTTCAAGGACAGATCAAGCTTTCACGCGGAGCGTTAACCTTTGGGCTTGCACATTATACACTGTCAGAGTTTGAGCTTTTCGCAGAAGAACTCCTAATGAGTGATTCTATTCTAAGA GTTTTTGGTGCTCTCCGCATGTCTGTTAAAATGTTTTTGATGTGGAACTCAAAGATGATAATATATGGAGGACGGGATGAAACTGTCGGGACATCATTACTTGGGGCTAGCAATCTCTTAGTTTTAAGG GAATCCTCTCTTATACATTCGAATGCAAGCCTTGGAGTTCAAGGTCAAGGTTCATTAAATTTGTCTGGTCCTGGAGATTGTATTGAAGCCCAACACTTAGTTTTGTCATTGTTTTCTAGCATCAAG ATTGGACATGGATCGGTTCTGCGTGGTCCTCTTAGAAATGCCACAGACGATGATGT GATGCCCAAACTGTACTGTGATTCACAAAATTGCCCTATTGAGCTGCTTCACCCACCCGAAGATTGTAATGTTAACTCTTCTCTCGCCTTTACCATGCAG ATCTGTCGAGTGGAGGATATACTAGTTCAAGGTCTTGTTGAAGGTTCTGTTGTTCTTTTTCATAGAGCACGAACGGTGACTGTCCAATCTTCTGGAATTATAAGTGCATCTGGAATGG GCTGCAATGGTGGTGTTGGTCAAGGAAAATTACTTGGCAATGGTCTTGGTAGTGGTGGTGGACATGGTGGTCAAGGTGGAATGGGCTGTTACAATGACAGTTGTATAGAGGGAGGAGCATCCTATGGGGATGCTGATTTACCCTGTGAACTGGGCAGTGGAAGTGGAAATGATAGCTTGGCCATGTCAACTGCTGGTGGAGGTGTTTTAG TGATAGGCTCCTTGGAGTATCCGTTGCAAAATTTGCAGATTGAAGGTTCCGTTAGAGCAGATGGGGACAACTCCAGTGGGAGCATCCAAAAGAAGGATTCCCTCATTAGTGTTCCATATATTGGTCCAGGGGGTGGATCTGGAGGTTCCATCTTGTTATTCTTGCATACATTGTCCCTTGGTGAATCTGCCGTTTTATCCAGCACTGGAGGTCATGGGAGCATgaatggtggtggtggaggtggtggtggaaggATTCATTTTCACTGGTCGGATATTTCCACTGGAGATGTATATTCGCCAATTGCTTTAGTGAATGGAAGCATTCTTGCTGG GGGTGGATTTGGTGTTAATCAGAGTCTCATGGGTGAAGATGGAACAGTCAGTGGAAAAGCTTGCCCCAAGGGACTTTACGGGATATTCTGTGAG GAATGTCCAGATGGCACTTATAAGAATGTTACAGGGTCAGACATATCCCTGTGTTCTTCATGTCCAAGCCATGAGCTTCCCGGTCGTGCCGTTTATGTTCATGTTCGAG GCGGTGTTACTGAGGCACCATGTCCTTACAAATGCATTTCTGGGAGATATCACTTGCCACACTGTTATACTACTCTTGAAGAGTTGGTATATACATTTGGTGGACCCTGGGTGTTCAGCCTCCTCTTTGTAGGTGTCGTTATCTTGCTTGCAATGGTGCTAAGTGTGGCACGGGTGAAGTTCAGTGGGGAAGATGAAATATCCAGCCATGGTCCTATACAGCAGGGTTCTCTAACAGATCACTCATTCCCTTTCCTGGAGTCTTTGAATGAG GTTCTGGAAACTAACAGAGCTGAGGAGTCTCAGAGTCACATGCATCGGCTGTACTTTATGGGTCCAAATACATTTAAAGAACCTTGGCATCTTCCTCATTCACCCCCTAGACAAGTTAGAGAAATAGT ATATGAGGACGCATATAATATATTTGTTGACGAGATCAATGTGCTTGCTGCCTATCAGTGGTGGGAAGGTTCAGTGCATATTGTTCTTTGTGTACTCGCTTATCCTCTTGCATGGTCATGGCAACAATGGCGCCGGAGAATGAAAGTACAAAAAATTCGAGAATATGTACGGTCTGAATATGATCATGCTTGCTTGCGCTCCTGCCGTTCACGTGCTCTGTATGAAGGGTTAAAG GTTGCTGCCACACCAGATCTTATGCTAGCATATCTTGATTTTTTTCTTGGAGGCGATGAAAAGAGAAGCGACTTTCCTCCTTGTCTCCGTCAAAGATTTCCAATCTCTCTAATATTTGGAGGAAATGGGAGCTACATGGCTCCTTTCTCACTTCATAATGACAACACTATCACCAGTATCATGAGTCAG GCTGTGCCTCCCACTACTTGGTACCGGTTTGTGGCTGGCCTGAATGCGCGATTACGCTTGGCTCACAAGGGTTGTCTGAAAAGGAAATTTCGCCCAGTCATCGAATGGCTTGAAACTTGTGCAAATCCCAAATTAAGTATCTACGGGGCGCGTGTGGATCTTGCTATATTTCAAGTTACTGTTAGTGGCTATTGCCAGTACGGACTTATGATATATTCTGCTGAAGAACTGGACCATATATCATTTGGACATCTTGATGAATCAATTCATAATGAACAACACTCAAG TTCTGTGAGTTTATTCTCTCTGAAAGATGAGATTGACTCTGCCCAAAGTCGGAGAAGCTCCAACTATAACTCAAGacagaagatttatcaaggGATATTAGATATTAAAAGTTTGAAGGCGCTCAAAGAGAAAAGAGATGCATCTATTCTCTTATCTATCCTGGTTCACAACAGTAGACCTACCAATCATCAG GATCTTGTCGGTTTGGCCATCTCTACCCTGCTTCTAGGAGATTTTAGCTTAGTATTGCTCACATTGCTTCACCTGTACTCACTTTCCATAGCAGACGTCTTTCTCGTGTTGTTAGTATTACCCCTGGGGATTTTGATCCCCTTCCCTGCTGGAATCAATGCTTTATTCAGTCACGGACCAAGGCGATCAGAAGGAGTTACTCGTATGTATGCTATGTGGAATGTCTCATCCTTGATAAACACG GGTGTTGCATTTGCTTGTGGCTACATACACTATTCCAATCAATCAAGTAGCCGACTTCCAAACTTCGAGCCACTGAATAT GGACGGAAACGAGTGGTGGATATTCCCTGCTGCACTTGTATTGTGTAAGTGCATCCAGTCGCAACTCATAAACTGGCACGTAGCTAATCTGGAGATTCAAGACCGTTCACTGTACAGTAAGGACTTCACTATGTTTTGGCGATCATAA
- the LOC121743020 gene encoding glutamyl-tRNA(Gln) amidotransferase subunit C, chloroplastic/mitochondrial-like isoform X2 → MGSRAIMLLRANPQLFSFRSSGFPKAFQSKKRFYAAKYSLDPPDVPSLAEKARISLTPKQVEEFAPKIRQVVDWFGQLQAVDLQSIEPALRAGTKLQIKKLVKIAVASCWLRIKIGFGVQTTEGGCELIRFYLMPSLDIKGATHLLYMIKKTLSV, encoded by the exons ATGGGTAGCAGAGCGATTATGCTTCTCCGAGCTAATCCGCAGTTGTTCAGCTTCAGGAGCAGCGGTTTTCCGAAAGCATTTCAATCGAAAAAGCGGTTTTATGCGGCGAAGTATAGCCTCGACCCGCCGGATGTTCCGAGTTTGGCTGAGAAAGCTCGGATTTCTCTCACCCCGAAACAA GTCGAGGAATTTGCTCCCAAAATTCGGCAAGTGGTAGACTG GTTTGGGCAGCTTCAGGCTGTGGACCTTCAGAGCATCGAACCAGCCCTGAGAGCAG GGACCAAACTGCAAATAAAGAAGTTAGTTAAGATAGCAGTTGCGAGCTGTTGGTTAAGAATTAAGATAGGCTTTGGAGTTCAAACGACCGAAGGAGGTTGTGAGCTGATTCGGTTTTATCTCATGCCCAGCCTAGATATAAAGGGGGCGACTCATCTACTCTACATGATCAAGAAGACACTCTCTGTGTGA
- the LOC121743020 gene encoding glutamyl-tRNA(Gln) amidotransferase subunit C, chloroplastic/mitochondrial-like isoform X1, whose amino-acid sequence MGSRAIMLLRANPQLFSFRSSGFPKAFQSKKRFYAAKYSLDPPDVPSLAEKARISLTPKQVEEFAPKIRQVVDWFGQLQAVDLQSIEPALRAETEGDNLRDDVPQVFDNRDAIIGTKLQIKKLVKIAVASCWLRIKIGFGVQTTEGGCELIRFYLMPSLDIKGATHLLYMIKKTLSV is encoded by the exons ATGGGTAGCAGAGCGATTATGCTTCTCCGAGCTAATCCGCAGTTGTTCAGCTTCAGGAGCAGCGGTTTTCCGAAAGCATTTCAATCGAAAAAGCGGTTTTATGCGGCGAAGTATAGCCTCGACCCGCCGGATGTTCCGAGTTTGGCTGAGAAAGCTCGGATTTCTCTCACCCCGAAACAA GTCGAGGAATTTGCTCCCAAAATTCGGCAAGTGGTAGACTG GTTTGGGCAGCTTCAGGCTGTGGACCTTCAGAGCATCGAACCAGCCCTGAGAGCAG AAACCGAAGGTGACAATTTGCGTGATGATGTTCCTCAAGTATTTGATAATAG GGATGCTATAATAG GGACCAAACTGCAAATAAAGAAGTTAGTTAAGATAGCAGTTGCGAGCTGTTGGTTAAGAATTAAGATAGGCTTTGGAGTTCAAACGACCGAAGGAGGTTGTGAGCTGATTCGGTTTTATCTCATGCCCAGCCTAGATATAAAGGGGGCGACTCATCTACTCTACATGATCAAGAAGACACTCTCTGTGTGA
- the LOC121743020 gene encoding glutamyl-tRNA(Gln) amidotransferase subunit C, chloroplastic/mitochondrial-like isoform X3: protein MGSRAIMLLRANPQLFSFRSSGFPKAFQSKKRFYAAKYSLDPPDVPSLAEKARISLTPKQVEEFAPKIRQVVDWFGQLQAVDLQSIEPALRAETEGDNLRDDVPQVFDNRDAIIGAVPNYEDSYIKVPKVLNKEE from the exons ATGGGTAGCAGAGCGATTATGCTTCTCCGAGCTAATCCGCAGTTGTTCAGCTTCAGGAGCAGCGGTTTTCCGAAAGCATTTCAATCGAAAAAGCGGTTTTATGCGGCGAAGTATAGCCTCGACCCGCCGGATGTTCCGAGTTTGGCTGAGAAAGCTCGGATTTCTCTCACCCCGAAACAA GTCGAGGAATTTGCTCCCAAAATTCGGCAAGTGGTAGACTG GTTTGGGCAGCTTCAGGCTGTGGACCTTCAGAGCATCGAACCAGCCCTGAGAGCAG AAACCGAAGGTGACAATTTGCGTGATGATGTTCCTCAAGTATTTGATAATAG GGATGCTATAATAGGTGCAGTGCCCAACTATGAAGATTCTTATATCAAAGTTCCAAAGGTCTTAAATAAGGAGGAATAA
- the LOC121743339 gene encoding serine/threonine-protein kinase Aurora-2-like: MAIAAESQQDHKNSSESTAAERKKWTLNDFDIGKPLGRGKFGHVYLAREKRSNHVIALKVLFKSQLKESQVEHQLRREVEIQSHLRHPNILRLYGYFYDQKRVYLILEYAAKGELYKELQKCKYFSERRAATYIASLARALIYCHGKHVIHRDIKPENLLVGAQGELKIADFGWSVHTFNRRRTMCGTLDYLPPEMVESVEHDANVDIWSLGILCYEFLYGLPPFEAKEHADTYRRIIQVDLKFPPKPIVSSAAKDLISQMLVKDSSKRLPLHKLLEHPWIVQNADPSGVYRG; encoded by the exons ATGGCGATCGCGGCAGAGTCTCAACAAGATCACAAG AATTCTTCAGAAAGCACAGCAGCAGAGAGGAAGAAATGGACCCTAAATGACTTTGACATCGGAAAGCCTCTCGGCCGAGGGAAGTTTGGGCATGTATATCTTGCTAGAGAAAAGAGG AGCAACCATGTTATCGCACTGAAGGTCTTGTTTAAGAGCCAGCTTAAAGAGTCTCAGGTCGAGCACCAGCTTCGTCGTGAAGTGGAGATACAGAGTCATCTTCGACACCCCAACATTCTACGGCTATATGGTTACTTCTACGATCAG AAACGAGTTTACTTGATTCTGGAATATGCTGCCAAGGGAGAGCTCTACAAGGAGCTGCAGAAGTGCAAATATTTTAGTGAAAGACGCGCTGCAACA TATATTGCATCATTAGCCCGAGCACTCATATATTGCCATGGTAAGCATGTTATACACCGAGACATCAAACCTGAGAACCTTTTGGTCGGAGCTCAG GGTGAGCTCAAAATTGCAGATTTTGGCTGGTCTGTCCACACATTTAATCGTAGGAGGACCATGTGCGGCACTCTTGACTATCTCCCACCTGAGATGG TGGAGAGTGTGGAGCATGATGCGAATGTAGATATATGGAGTCTTGGTATTCTGTGTTACGAGTTTCTCTATGGATTGCCCCCATTTGAAGCAAAAGAACACGCAGACACATACAGAAG GATTATCCAAGTGGATTTAAAATTTCCTCCAAAGCCAATAGTTTCTTCAGCTGCTAAAGATCTAATTAGTCAG ATGCTCGTCAAGGATTCTTCGAAGCGTCTGCCTTTGCACAAACTACTAGAGCATCCATGGATTGTGCAGAATGCTGATCCATCTGGTGTTTACAGGGGTTGA